The Zingiber officinale cultivar Zhangliang chromosome 9A, Zo_v1.1, whole genome shotgun sequence genome window below encodes:
- the LOC122020896 gene encoding uncharacterized protein LOC122020896 has protein sequence MVGVLQFFDFGQTSSSRKLLALNRHNSGLEPPRNSLEVPPMNTYHNFQLVHEDIQCSGYYKEDICQQSHTKKLIAVERLHRTKDQHNRPSVVARLMGMESLPSDTKPTIHPKELNDHKRLRKKANFVSSSRQPSFMTKPIEHPKNLFPCDIKRDFNPHSGIYEIDKPLPREHPQEELLQKFKKEFEAWQASKVQELKHDPLHRRYMNTLSQGSLNNEKVSQYHVPSARSVIDHDEQANFLEYEESVSNIDDNGATKHDASTTVFDYGQSMCVSPGRIVILKPNLEVNDGIEESCLCSPLMLKKQTNMHDFLEQVKERLIVEMQGKPRAEITTRWTEHEIFVSEALADSEQISSKTFKRNGGPVSTGDKIATVQTKSTSSYRNEIQFRGKSSPGFISMNATKPSEKMEDVLKDETDRDSILIFRQKPITYLSNKEVEKETFSTMHHFLNQENANLSYLEKRKALNVSKSFRRDQTHAFDDESESPKNLIRSYSAPVSGTEFRKLLLEDKNVLTAAHIHRTHETSDNNIIEQRKAKKDGFNIRNRVSSLRQNLMLKSKIFGKRRQLMDQSLEDEIFFMTAIETTPSVLMNIAFEQDNSTEVPPSPASVCSSSYDEICRPYYPSPVSPLEALFDEDFPSLPPYEELDSDRQDTSYLFPESNFSEEVEYDGSTEAKGETKQTKNEFQEFECTAKAYVRNILFTSGLFEKNHSDQALWEWGTPRKPISMLVFEEVEETYQISCNMDSSTSLLNGGNTEVSHRILFDLLNEALMRAVQNSKPDSAFKKWDIGKTRLPHGNELLETLWQQIQLNICPPEDELCSILSMVARDLSTSWSSMLHEDLDIICADMESLIIENLTDELVDNLGFSCVQCY, from the exons CGCAAGTTGCTGGCACTCAATCGACACAATAGTG GTCTTGAACCTCCTAGAAATAGCTTAGAGGTTCCTCCTATGAATACTTATCATAATTTTCAACTGGTTCATGAAGACATTCAA TGCTCAGGTTACTATAAAGAGGACATTTGCCAACAATCTCACACCAAAAAATTGATTGCTGTTGAAAGGCTCCACAGAACAAAGGATCAGCATAATAGACCCAGTGTTGTGGCTCGATTAATGGGAATGGAGTCACTGCCTTCAGACACCAAGCCTACTATACATCCGAAAGAGTTAAATGATCATAAAAGGCTGAGAAAGAAAGCCAACTTTGTTTCTTCAAGTCGACAACCATCATTTATGACCAAGCCAATTGAACATCCAAAAAATTTGTTTCCTTGTGACATCAAGCGAGATTTCAATCCACATTCAGGGATCTATGagattgataagccactgccacGAGAACATCCTCAGGAGGAGTTGTTGCAGAAATTCAAAAAGGAATTTGAGGCATGGCAAGCATCTAAGGTACAGGAACTCAAACATGATCCTCTACATAGGAGATATATGAATACTCTTTCACAAGGCAGTCTCAACAATGAGAAAGTGTCTCAGTATCATGTTCCATCAGCTAGATCAGTCATAGATCATGATGAGCAAGCGAATTTTTTGGAGTATGAGGAGTCTGTGAGTAATATCGATGATAATGGGGCGACAAAACACGATGCTAGCACCACTGTGTTTGATTATGGGCAAAGTATGTGTGTTTCACCAGGAAGGATAGTGATTCTCAAACCTAATCTTGAAGTGAATGATGGCATTGAGGAGTCCTGCTTATGTTCACCATTGATGTTAAAGAAACAAACGAATATGCACGATTTTCTTGAACAGGTAAAGGAAAGACTCATTGTAGAAATGCAAGGAAAGCCAAGAGCTGAGATCACAACTAGGTGGACTGAACACGAGATTTTTGTCAGCGAAGCATTGGCTGATTCTGAGCAGATTTCATCAAAAACATTCAAACGAAACGGAGGACCGGTTTCTACAGGTGATAAGATTGCCACGGTGCAAACAAAATCAACAAGTTCATACAGAAATGAAATCCAATTCAGAGGAAAGAGTTCACCAGGGTTTATTAGCATGAATGCTACAAAACCATCAGAGAAAATGGAGGATGTTTTGAAGGATGAAACAGACAGAGATAGCATTTTGATTTTTCGACAAAAGCCTATTACATATCTTTCAAACAAAGAAGTAGAAAAAGAAACATTCAGTACAATGCACCATTTTCTGAACCAGGAAAATGCCAATTTAAGTTACTTGGAGAAAAGGAAAGCCCTTAATGTGTCAAAATCTTTTAGGCGTGACCAGACACATGCATTCGATGATGAGAGTGAGTCACCAAAGAACCTCATAAGGTCATATTCAGCTCCTGTTTCAGGAACTGAATTCAGGAAACTTCTTTTAGAGGACAAGAATGTATTGACAGCGGCACACATCCATCGGACGCATGAAACATCTGATAACAACATAATTGAACAAAGGAAGGCAAAGAAAGATGGTTTTAACATTAGGAACAGAGTTTCAAGTTTGAGGCAGAACCTCATGCTGAAAAGTAAGATTTTTGGGAAAAGGAGACAACTAATGGATCAATCACTGGAAGACGAAATATTTTTCATGACAGCCATCGAAACCACACCATCTGTTCTTATGAACATAGCCTTTGAACAG GATAACTCcactgaggtgcctccaagcccagCATCAGTGTGCAGCAGCTCCTATGATGAGATCTGTAGGCCTTACTATCCGAGTCCAGTATCTCCATTGGAGGCGCTTTTCGATGAAGATTTTCCATCCCTACCTCCCTATGAAGAACTAGATTCCGATCGTCAGG ATACTAGTTATCTTTTTCCAGAGTCAAATTTTTCAGAAGAAGTTGAGTATGATGGATCAACAGAAGCAAAAGGTGagacaaaacaaacaaaaaatgaaTTTCAGGAGTTTGAGTGCACTGCCAAAGCTTATGTAAGAAATATCCTCTTCACCTCTGGCCTGTTTGAGAAAAACCACTCTGATCAAGCACTTTGGGAATGGGGCACTCCAAGAAAACCCATTTCCATGCTAGTTTTTGAGGAAGTTGAAGAAACATATCAAATCAGCTGCAACATGGACAGTAGCACATCCCTCCTAAATGGTGGCAACACTGAGGTAAGTCACAGAATCCTATTCGATCTActgaatgaggcattgatgaggGCAGTCCAGAATTCAAAGCCTGATTCGGCATTCAAGAAGTGGGATATCGGCAAAACGAGGTTACCACATGGGAATGAACTGTTGGAGACTTTGTGGCAACAGATTCAATTGAACATATGTCCACCTGAAGATGAGCTATGCTCTATACTGAGCATGGTGGCTAGGGATCTGAGCACTAGCTGGTCCAGTATGTTACATGAAGACCTTGATATAATCTGCGCGGACATGGAGTCCCTGATTATAGAGAATTTGACTGATGAGCTTGTCGACAACTTGGGTTTTAGCTGTGTTCAGTGTTATTAg
- the LOC122020052 gene encoding SRSF protein kinase 3-like, protein MPYSSSSGSEEDEGVDAYRKGGYHAVRVGDQFAGGRYIAQRKLGWGHFSTVWLAYDTRSANFVALKIQKSAPEFAQAALHEIELLSAVAEGDASNSKCIVRLIDHFKHSGPNGQHLCLVVEFLGDSLLRLVKHNRYKGIGLDRVKYICKSILLGLDYLHRELGIIHTDLKLENVLLISTIDPAKDPVRSGFTPILERPEGNPNGTAVVNLIEKRLKERAKQARARISERRASTTDLALQERSLDGIDLRSKIVDFGNACWSDKKLTDDIQTRQYRSPEVILGAGYNCSTDMWSFACMAYELATGDMLFTPKGGQGYSEDEDHLALMMELLGKMPKKIATTGSRSKDYFDRYGDLKRIRRLKFWPFDKLLVEKYKFPQDDAREFAEFLCPLLDFCPEKRPTAAQCLQHPWLQVKDAKPGVEKNEASVGKLEIGMSKLKVPVN, encoded by the exons ATGCCGTACTCTTCGTCGTCTGGATCGGAGGAGGACGAGGGCGTCGACGCCTACCGCAAGGGAGGATACCATGCGGTCAGGGTCGGCGATCAGTTCGCCGGAGGGCGCTATATCGCCCAGCGGAAGCTCGGGTGGGGTCATTTCTCCACCGTCTGGCTCGCCTATGACACCCGATCCGCG AATTTTGTTGCTCTCAAAATTCAAAAAAGTGCACCAGAGTTTGCTCAAGCTGCTCTCCATGAGATTGAACTTCTATCTGCAGTTGCAGAAGGGGATGCCTCAAATTCTAAGTGCATAGTTCGACTAATTGATCACTTTAAGCATTCTGGCCCTAACGGGCAGCATCTCTGCCTGGTAGTTGAGTTCCTTGGCGATAGCCTACTTCGACTTGTGAAGCACAACCGCTACAAAGGCATTGGGCTAGACAGGGTGAAATACATATGCAAGTCTATCTTGTTGGGTCTTGATTATTTGCACAGGGAGTTGGGTATCATTCACACGGATTTGAAGCTGGAGAATGTTCTTCTGATCTCCACCATTGATCCTGCAAAAGACCCAGTCAGGTCTGGATTCACGCCAATCCTGGAGCGACCAGAAGGCAACCCCAATGGGACAGCAGTGGTCAATTTGATTGAAAAGAGACTAAAGGAGAGGGCAAAGCAGGCAAGGGCAAGGATCTCTGAGAGAAGAGCATCAACTACAGATCTGGCACTGCAGGAAAGGAGCTTGGATGGGATTGATCTTCGATCCAAGATTGTGGATTTCGGGAATGCTTGTTGGTCGGACAAGAAGTTAACTGATGATATACAGACTAGACAATATCGGTCACCTGAGGTAATTCTTGGTGCTGGATATAATTGTTCTACAGACATGTGGTCCTTTGCTTGCATGGCTTATGAGCTTGCTACTGGGGATATGTTATTTACTCCAAAAGGTGGTCAAGGGTATAGTGAGGATGAG GATCACTTGGCTTTGATGATGGAGCTCCTCGGAAAGATGCCCAAAAAG ATCGCTACGACAGGGTCCCGGTCAAAGGACTACTTCGACAGGTATGGAGACCTCAAGAGGATCCGAAGACTCAAATTCTGGCCATTTGATAAACTCCTGGTTGAGAAATACAAATTCCCCCAGGATGATGCTCGTGAATTCGCTGAGTTCCTTTGCCCTCTACTTGATTTTTGTCCTGAGAAGCGGCCTACTGCCGCTCAGTGTCTGCAGCATCCATGGCTACAGGTTAAAGATGCAAAACCTGGTGTTGAAAAAAATGAAGCCAGTGTGGGGAAGCTGGAGATCGGCATGAGCAAGCTCAAAGTTCCAGTGAACTGA